A region from the Acyrthosiphon pisum isolate AL4f chromosome A1, pea_aphid_22Mar2018_4r6ur, whole genome shotgun sequence genome encodes:
- the LOC100169118 gene encoding cytochrome c oxidase subunit NDUFA4 has protein sequence MVMPGMTIESLKKHKSLIPLFFCLGIGMAGAGFYLTRLAMKNPEVTWHPKKNQEPWEAYKEKTYKFYSTSSEPPVSPAPKY, from the exons atggttATGCCAGGAATGACTATAGAGAGCTTGAAAAAACACAAGTCC ttaatccCATTGTTTTTTTGTCTGGGCATTGGTATGGCGGGTGCTGGTTTCTATTTGACCCGACTGGCAATGAAAAACCCAGAAGTGACATGGCATCCAAAGAAAAATCAAGAGCCATGGGAAGCATATAAAGAAAAAACTTACAAA ttttattctaCCAGCTCAGAACCTCCAGTCAGTCCAGCTCCTAAATATTAG